A single window of Sporosarcina sp. Marseille-Q4943 DNA harbors:
- a CDS encoding 16S rRNA (uracil(1498)-N(3))-methyltransferase — protein MQRYFLETPFEEDGNASISGDDGKHIAKVMRMEVGDLLIAVDHGEAFISEITSIHPDEVTISKKDGSLPSNEMQVNVTIACGLPKGDKLDFIVQKGTELGMHSIIPFEAERSIVKWDAKKGDKKVERLKKIAKEAAEQCHRTVIPAVSAPMSFKQLIQESRNYDIRFFADEEDAKGTDPNRIADRLKNVYHKQTVLVVFGPEGGLSRKEAEEMRAADFLSVSLGPRILRTETAPLYFLSAMSYEFE, from the coding sequence GTGCAACGCTATTTCCTTGAAACGCCATTCGAAGAAGACGGAAATGCCTCTATTTCCGGTGATGACGGTAAGCATATCGCAAAGGTGATGAGGATGGAGGTCGGTGATCTCCTCATTGCTGTAGATCATGGTGAAGCATTCATATCTGAAATAACAAGTATTCATCCTGATGAAGTGACTATCAGTAAGAAGGATGGCTCCCTGCCATCGAACGAAATGCAAGTGAACGTGACAATTGCTTGTGGCTTGCCTAAAGGCGATAAATTGGATTTCATCGTACAGAAAGGGACCGAGCTTGGTATGCATTCAATTATCCCTTTTGAGGCGGAACGATCCATCGTCAAATGGGATGCGAAAAAAGGCGATAAAAAAGTGGAAAGGCTCAAAAAGATTGCGAAGGAAGCAGCGGAACAGTGTCATCGGACGGTGATCCCGGCTGTATCGGCCCCGATGTCTTTCAAGCAATTGATCCAGGAGTCAAGAAACTATGATATTCGCTTTTTTGCGGATGAGGAAGATGCGAAAGGCACTGACCCAAACAGGATTGCAGACAGGTTGAAAAACGTGTATCATAAACAAACGGTACTGGTCGTTTTCGGTCCTGAAGGCGGATTGTCAAGAAAGGAAGCCGAGGAAATGCGCGCAGCGGATTTTTTATCGGTTTCATTAGGTCCGCGCATACTAAGGACGGAAACTGCCCCGCTCTATTTTTTGTCCGCAATGTCATACGAATTTGAATGA
- the mtaB gene encoding tRNA (N(6)-L-threonylcarbamoyladenosine(37)-C(2))-methylthiotransferase MtaB, translating into MSSVAFHTLGCKVNHYETEAIWQLFKDAGYERSDFEKNADVYVINTCTVTNTGDKKSRQVIRRAIRRNPDAVICVTGCYAQTSPAEIMAIPGVDIVVGTQDRTKLLGLIDEFKVERQPINAVRNIMKNRVYEELDVPAFTDRTRASLKIQEGCNNFCTFCIIPWARGLMRSRDPEEVIRQAQQLVDAGYLEIVLTGIHTGGYGEDLKDYNLARLLRDLETQVKGLKRLRISSIEASQLTDEVIEVLRESTKIVRHLHIPIQSGSNTVLKRMRRKYTMEFFAERLDRLREALPHLAITSDVIVGFPGETEEEFMDTYNFVRDYRFSELHVFPYSKRTGTPAARMEDQIDEEVKNERVHRLIELNDQLAKQYAAEFENEVLEVIPEEKYKHDPESGLYEGYTDNYLKVVFPAEESMVGKIVKVKITKAGYPYNEGQFVRVMEEEEVLA; encoded by the coding sequence GTGTCTTCTGTCGCTTTTCATACATTAGGCTGCAAAGTGAATCATTATGAAACGGAAGCTATTTGGCAGCTATTCAAGGATGCCGGATATGAACGGTCCGATTTCGAAAAAAATGCAGACGTCTACGTTATTAATACATGTACGGTCACGAATACCGGCGATAAGAAAAGTCGCCAAGTCATCCGGAGAGCCATCCGTCGCAATCCAGATGCGGTCATTTGTGTCACTGGTTGTTATGCACAGACATCCCCAGCTGAAATCATGGCTATTCCGGGAGTCGATATTGTCGTCGGTACACAGGATCGTACGAAATTACTCGGACTGATTGATGAATTTAAGGTCGAACGTCAACCGATTAATGCTGTCCGGAACATTATGAAAAACCGGGTATACGAAGAGCTCGATGTGCCTGCATTTACAGATCGCACGAGAGCTTCATTGAAAATACAGGAAGGTTGCAACAACTTCTGCACGTTCTGTATTATCCCTTGGGCTCGAGGGCTTATGCGCTCAAGAGACCCAGAGGAAGTCATCCGACAAGCCCAACAATTGGTCGATGCCGGGTATCTGGAAATTGTCCTGACGGGAATCCACACAGGCGGATATGGTGAGGATTTGAAAGATTATAACCTTGCTCGCTTGCTGCGTGACCTGGAAACCCAGGTGAAGGGATTAAAGAGGCTTCGGATCAGCTCAATTGAAGCAAGTCAATTGACTGATGAAGTAATTGAAGTATTGCGTGAGTCAACTAAGATTGTAAGGCATTTGCATATCCCGATTCAATCCGGATCCAATACAGTACTGAAACGGATGAGAAGGAAATATACGATGGAATTTTTCGCAGAACGACTCGATCGTCTGCGTGAAGCACTTCCGCATCTGGCCATCACGTCTGATGTTATCGTAGGTTTCCCTGGTGAGACGGAAGAAGAATTCATGGACACGTATAATTTCGTCAGGGATTATCGTTTTTCCGAATTGCACGTATTCCCTTATTCGAAACGTACGGGGACTCCAGCAGCACGGATGGAAGATCAGATTGACGAAGAAGTAAAAAATGAACGTGTCCACCGCCTAATTGAATTGAATGATCAATTGGCAAAACAATATGCAGCCGAATTTGAAAACGAAGTGCTTGAAGTGATTCCGGAAGAAAAGTATAAGCACGACCCAGAAAGCGGTTTGTATGAAGGGTATACGGATAACTATTTGAAAGTCGTCTTCCCAGCTGAGGAGTCGATGGTCGGCAAAATCGTCAAAGTGAAAATTACGAAGGCTGGCTATCCTTATAATGAAGGTCAATTCGTCCGTGTTATGGAAGAGGAAGAAGTACTTGCATAA
- the deoC gene encoding deoxyribose-phosphate aldolase, with translation MNQQYASYIDHTLLKADATKEEIIKLCEEAKTYSFASVCVNPAWVKTAAEILNGSTVKVCTVIGFPLGASTSEVKAFETRNAIENGAGEIDMVINIGALRSGDDELVKNDIAAVVDSAKGKAIVKVIIETALLNDQEKRKACELSRAAGADFVKTSTGFSTGGATVEDVKLMRGVVGPEMGVKASGGVRSFDDMKEMIEAGATRIGASSGVQIMQGLQGNSAY, from the coding sequence TTGAATCAACAATATGCATCATATATCGACCATACATTACTGAAAGCGGATGCGACAAAAGAAGAAATCATTAAATTATGTGAAGAGGCGAAAACATATTCTTTCGCATCTGTATGCGTCAACCCAGCGTGGGTGAAGACGGCGGCAGAAATCTTGAATGGGTCAACCGTTAAAGTATGCACGGTCATCGGATTTCCTCTAGGTGCTTCTACAAGCGAAGTGAAAGCGTTTGAAACGAGGAACGCTATTGAAAACGGTGCCGGCGAAATCGATATGGTCATTAATATCGGTGCATTGCGGAGCGGTGATGATGAACTTGTCAAAAACGACATTGCGGCTGTCGTCGATTCCGCAAAGGGCAAAGCGATCGTAAAAGTGATCATTGAAACGGCATTGTTGAACGATCAAGAGAAAAGGAAAGCTTGCGAACTTTCACGCGCTGCTGGTGCCGATTTTGTCAAAACATCAACCGGTTTCTCAACTGGCGGAGCTACGGTCGAAGACGTAAAATTGATGCGAGGAGTCGTCGGTCCTGAAATGGGTGTGAAGGCTTCTGGAGGAGTTCGTAGCTTTGACGATATGAAAGAAATGATTGAGGCAGGCGCGACTAGGATTGGTGCAAGTTCAGGCGTTCAAATCATGCAAGGATTGCAAGGGAACTCTGCATATTGA
- the rpsU gene encoding 30S ribosomal protein S21: MTKTVVRKNESLEDALRRFKRTVSKSGTIQEVRKREFYEKPSVRRKKKSEAARKRKF; encoded by the coding sequence ATGACGAAAACTGTCGTTCGCAAAAATGAATCGCTTGAAGATGCTCTTCGCCGCTTCAAACGTACTGTATCAAAAAGTGGTACAATACAAGAGGTAAGAAAGCGTGAGTTCTACGAGAAACCAAGTGTTAGACGTAAAAAGAAGTCTGAGGCTGCTCGTAAGCGTAAATTCTAA
- a CDS encoding nodulation protein NfeD, with protein sequence MRKMIGKFLLFILFLSAFSVPFAQTDAKSDKVYHVKVDAAVEKGLYAYLKRSFNEAEEVGAKAILLEIDTLGGHTEAAGQIGQLMQETDMDIIAYVNYRAISAGALIALYAEKNYMSPNGVMGASQVIDGSGNAADSKAHSMWVAEMKNAAKSQGREPLYAEAMAEPSIKLSEYRAGVGELLTLTADEAEEVGYSNGTVSSLEDVLKLNKLETAEIVATKVTFTEGLARFVTHPIVVPILLSIAGLGLVVELYSPGFGVPGMMALSALLLFFFGHLIAGLAGYETLILFIIGIVLVILEFFLAGGIAGFLGAVAIVVSIILAGGNPMFMAYSVLIAIAVAVSGMVIIMKFFGRKLHLLNKVVLMDSTDTESGYVSNVNRVELLGKKAVTITPLRPAGTIDMEGERIDVVSQGSYIDRGKRVIIVKVEGSRIVVREFEEKGDNE encoded by the coding sequence ATGCGTAAAATGATTGGGAAGTTTCTCCTGTTCATTTTATTCCTATCCGCGTTTTCAGTCCCTTTTGCGCAAACGGATGCCAAATCTGATAAAGTCTATCACGTGAAAGTTGACGCAGCTGTGGAGAAGGGCCTATATGCATATTTGAAACGGTCATTCAATGAAGCGGAAGAGGTAGGCGCCAAAGCAATCCTATTGGAAATCGATACGCTAGGCGGCCATACGGAAGCTGCGGGACAAATCGGGCAGCTCATGCAAGAGACGGATATGGATATCATCGCCTATGTCAATTACAGGGCGATTTCAGCCGGCGCCCTCATTGCGCTGTACGCGGAAAAAAATTATATGTCCCCGAACGGCGTGATGGGAGCGTCGCAAGTAATTGATGGGTCAGGCAATGCAGCCGATAGTAAAGCCCATAGTATGTGGGTGGCGGAAATGAAAAACGCGGCGAAATCACAAGGCCGGGAACCATTGTATGCAGAGGCAATGGCCGAACCATCCATCAAATTATCCGAGTATCGGGCCGGAGTGGGGGAATTATTGACGCTCACAGCAGATGAAGCGGAGGAAGTCGGTTACAGTAATGGAACTGTTTCATCACTCGAGGACGTATTGAAACTGAACAAATTGGAAACTGCTGAAATAGTGGCGACAAAAGTGACCTTCACTGAAGGTTTGGCACGATTTGTCACACATCCGATTGTCGTACCGATCCTGTTGTCGATTGCAGGACTAGGTCTTGTAGTGGAGCTTTATTCGCCTGGTTTCGGAGTGCCTGGGATGATGGCACTTTCTGCATTGCTGTTGTTCTTTTTCGGACATCTCATTGCTGGTCTTGCAGGGTATGAAACGCTGATTCTGTTCATCATCGGCATTGTGCTCGTTATACTTGAATTTTTCTTGGCGGGTGGGATAGCTGGCTTTCTCGGTGCTGTCGCTATCGTTGTAAGTATTATTTTGGCGGGTGGCAATCCGATGTTCATGGCGTATTCCGTCTTAATTGCGATTGCAGTGGCCGTCAGCGGGATGGTGATCATTATGAAGTTTTTTGGAAGGAAATTACACTTGCTGAATAAGGTCGTACTAATGGATTCTACAGACACGGAGAGCGGTTATGTGTCGAATGTCAATCGGGTCGAGTTGCTCGGTAAGAAGGCGGTTACAATCACGCCTCTTCGTCCTGCAGGTACGATTGATATGGAAGGCGAGCGGATTGATGTCGTTTCACAAGGAAGTTACATCGATAGAGGGAAACGTGTTATCATTGTGAAGGTTGAAGGATCCCGGATAGTTGTTCGGGAATTCGAAGAAAAGGGGGATAATGAATAA
- the floA gene encoding flotillin-like protein FloA (flotillin-like protein involved in membrane lipid rafts) — translation MDVIFGAGSIATIAIIIGAIIILSVFFTLVPVTLWISALAAGVRVSIFTLIGMRLRRVIPSRVVNPLIKAHKAGLNVSINQLESHYLAGGNVDRVVNALIAAHRANIELSFERAAAIDLAGRDVLEAVQMSVNPKVIETPFIAGVAMNGIEVKAKARITVRANIDRLVGGAGEETVVARVGEGIVSTIGSSVDHAKVLENPDLISQTVLAKGLDSGTAFEILSIDIADVDIGKNIGAELQTEQALADKNIAQAKAEERRAMAVANEQEMKAKVQEMRAKVVGAEAEVPLAMAEALRTGNIGIMDYMNYKNIQADTGMRDSISKIGLDQQKPDTTKE, via the coding sequence ATGGATGTAATTTTTGGAGCTGGTTCGATTGCGACAATCGCAATCATCATCGGAGCAATAATTATTCTGTCAGTATTTTTCACACTCGTTCCAGTTACACTGTGGATTTCCGCACTAGCAGCGGGTGTACGTGTTAGCATTTTCACGTTGATCGGTATGCGTCTCCGCCGGGTAATCCCAAGCAGGGTCGTCAATCCGTTGATCAAGGCGCATAAAGCAGGATTGAATGTTTCCATCAATCAGCTTGAGAGCCATTACTTAGCTGGGGGTAACGTTGACCGTGTCGTTAATGCATTGATTGCCGCACATCGTGCGAATATTGAATTGTCATTTGAACGTGCAGCAGCAATTGACCTTGCGGGACGTGACGTACTTGAAGCGGTTCAAATGTCCGTTAACCCGAAAGTCATCGAAACACCATTCATCGCTGGTGTGGCAATGAACGGGATCGAAGTGAAAGCGAAGGCGCGGATCACTGTACGTGCAAACATCGACCGCCTTGTCGGTGGTGCGGGTGAAGAAACTGTAGTTGCACGTGTCGGGGAAGGAATCGTTTCGACAATCGGTTCATCCGTCGACCATGCTAAAGTTTTGGAAAATCCGGATTTGATTTCGCAAACGGTATTGGCGAAAGGGCTTGACTCCGGAACTGCTTTCGAAATCTTGTCCATCGATATCGCGGACGTTGACATCGGTAAAAATATCGGTGCTGAACTTCAAACTGAACAAGCACTTGCTGATAAGAACATTGCACAGGCGAAAGCGGAAGAACGCCGTGCGATGGCTGTCGCGAATGAGCAGGAAATGAAGGCGAAAGTCCAAGAGATGCGCGCGAAAGTGGTCGGAGCGGAGGCGGAAGTCCCTCTTGCAATGGCAGAAGCACTCCGGACAGGCAACATCGGCATCATGGATTATATGAACTACAAAAATATCCAGGCTGACACAGGCATGCGTGATTCCATCAGTAAAATTGGATTGGATCAGCAAAAGCCTGACACAACGAAAGAGTGA
- a CDS encoding sporulation protein YqfD, which yields MIHKRFIVVLTGKTNPSRFLTFLVGAGVKISGITESGKGVRFRTDKKGIQVIRKHRRRFKMKVSIKQADEGAVEKRLFTSFRFLIACIIPLVASLFLWKIDIETDVPEVSERIGDKLEEISITMFRPLSLIPDEGEIRRALMLEDPSLSWVRFKRSGSTLTVIPMLSPKLNESVEKTGPPSDLIARTGGIITGFQLSRGERVARVHQTVKKGDLLATGILEQGNKRKVVGAEGSVYADFWTEYSFKIPKTVDYHLLGEENVIIHWQSPIVWKEGGMPALRSFIKTERYREDRLDQFELMEGMEEDVIIPLIKYKILTESQTDLIIKDENILHLTFGNDTVEGTILFLMNENIAIKRPLSQGD from the coding sequence ATGATTCATAAACGGTTTATCGTCGTTCTCACTGGCAAAACGAATCCATCCAGATTCTTGACATTTCTTGTTGGCGCTGGGGTGAAGATATCAGGCATTACGGAGTCTGGTAAAGGAGTTCGATTCCGTACGGACAAAAAAGGGATACAAGTCATTCGAAAACATAGGCGTCGATTTAAAATGAAAGTATCAATCAAACAGGCAGATGAGGGAGCAGTGGAAAAGAGGCTCTTTACATCCTTCCGTTTTCTTATTGCATGCATCATTCCGCTCGTCGCTTCATTATTCCTCTGGAAGATAGACATAGAAACCGATGTGCCGGAAGTGTCGGAGCGAATCGGCGACAAGTTGGAGGAAATATCAATTACCATGTTCCGTCCGCTTTCCTTGATTCCGGATGAAGGGGAAATTCGCAGAGCGCTCATGTTAGAGGATCCATCCCTCTCCTGGGTGCGATTCAAAAGGTCAGGGAGCACATTGACGGTCATTCCGATGCTATCTCCCAAATTGAATGAAAGTGTCGAAAAGACCGGGCCGCCATCTGATCTTATCGCTCGTACGGGCGGAATCATAACAGGCTTTCAATTGAGCAGAGGGGAAAGAGTTGCCCGTGTACACCAGACAGTGAAAAAAGGTGATTTGCTTGCAACGGGTATATTGGAGCAAGGGAATAAGCGTAAAGTAGTCGGAGCGGAAGGATCCGTATATGCAGATTTTTGGACAGAGTATTCTTTCAAGATACCGAAAACAGTTGATTATCATTTGCTTGGAGAGGAAAATGTCATTATCCATTGGCAATCCCCAATTGTCTGGAAAGAAGGCGGGATGCCTGCGTTGCGATCCTTTATTAAGACGGAGAGGTACCGGGAAGACCGGCTCGATCAATTTGAATTGATGGAAGGAATGGAGGAAGATGTGATCATTCCTTTAATAAAATATAAAATACTGACGGAATCACAAACTGATCTCATTATAAAAGATGAAAACATTTTACACTTGACGTTCGGAAATGATACAGTTGAGGGGACTATATTGTTTTTAATGAATGAGAATATAGCGATAAAAAGACCGTTATCCCAAGGAGACTGA
- a CDS encoding PhoH family protein produces the protein MSEQLIQLHIEEPNEAVMLLGISDQNMKLIEESMNISILTRGDTISLAGEEEDIIAGKYLLEQLLKVIRKGININLRDTSTALEMVKNGTIEYFSELYDEEIARTAKGKAIRAKTIGQREYIHAIRKNDLVFCIGPAGTGKTYLAVVLAVQAMKTGTVKRIILTRPAVEAGESLGFLPGDLKEKVDPYLRPLYDALHDVLGAEHTERLMERGVIEIAPLAYMRGRTLDDAFVILDEAQNTTKAQMKMFLTRLGFGSKMVITGDKTQIDLPRGVESGLSASESILKKVPEIHFQYLEQGDVVRHPIVAKIIEAYESEQSS, from the coding sequence TTGAGCGAACAACTGATTCAACTTCATATTGAGGAACCGAATGAGGCCGTCATGCTTCTAGGCATATCAGATCAGAATATGAAATTGATTGAAGAGTCCATGAATATTTCCATTCTTACCCGTGGCGATACTATTTCGCTGGCCGGGGAAGAAGAGGACATCATTGCAGGAAAGTATCTTCTTGAGCAATTATTGAAAGTGATCCGCAAAGGTATCAATATTAACTTGCGTGATACTTCCACTGCACTTGAAATGGTGAAAAACGGTACGATTGAATATTTCTCAGAGTTGTATGATGAAGAAATCGCCAGGACTGCAAAGGGGAAGGCGATTCGTGCGAAGACGATCGGCCAACGGGAATACATTCATGCAATCCGGAAAAACGACCTAGTATTTTGCATTGGACCGGCTGGTACCGGAAAGACGTACTTAGCAGTCGTTCTTGCCGTACAGGCGATGAAGACAGGGACTGTCAAACGAATTATTTTGACACGGCCTGCGGTTGAAGCTGGTGAAAGTCTTGGATTTCTTCCTGGTGACTTGAAGGAGAAGGTGGATCCTTATTTACGTCCTCTCTATGACGCCCTACATGACGTTTTAGGGGCTGAACACACAGAACGGCTCATGGAGCGAGGAGTGATCGAAATTGCTCCTCTGGCGTATATGAGGGGCCGTACGCTGGACGATGCATTCGTCATCCTTGATGAGGCACAGAATACGACGAAGGCACAAATGAAAATGTTTTTAACACGCTTGGGGTTCGGCTCCAAAATGGTGATTACTGGAGACAAGACACAGATCGATTTGCCTCGTGGAGTTGAATCCGGCCTGAGCGCCTCCGAATCTATCTTAAAAAAGGTTCCTGAAATCCATTTTCAATATTTGGAGCAGGGAGACGTCGTCCGACATCCAATCGTTGCAAAAATCATTGAAGCATACGAAAGTGAGCAGTCATCCTAA
- a CDS encoding HD family phosphohydrolase, whose amino-acid sequence MFTPIIKLFKSLKFKYLALFVIGLAAIALFSLMYGNVKQETYELHEFKISPKTIRSLKTVEDTVKTEQEKRRIEAEVTPFYQFSEDTAKNRAAIAINLFDFIIEEKRENTPDAEDPEKKVKTRSEQIKDIRENFKKLEKEEPGLRLTDDAIASLLTRDVSVLRKIQNEIATIINEELSKPVRSGDLSTVRYEVERKLRLSEAIPPAELQTLITLGRSLVVETETINKELTDKRIEEEKNAVEPTRILQGQVIVREGQFIDSEIYRQLELTGLLTNQSSTKPMAGLILFVIFVSAIIFMHFFTWREDNNKKKKTLLIIYSVYFILVIIMKLLSLIDKEFDVQVAFLFPTALAPLLVKLLTNERLAFMMTIITAATAGIILQEGFAAIMQMEIALYILFSGVISIYVLGNNGRRSNILRTSLVVAASNILFIGFYLLMTQSSYELSELLFYLVAALTSGILSGALTIGLMPFFESAFGLLSDMRLIELSNPNHPLLKKVLTETPGTYHHSVMVANLADAACESVGADGLLARVGSYYHDIGKTVRPGFFIENQHGAVNPHDELPPEKSRDIIIAHANDGAELLAKHKMPVEIIDIAKQHHGTSFLKFFFVKAKEMGQDVVEDDFRYPGPKPQTKEIAIISIADSVEAAVRSLKEPTPDRIANLVKSIIASKLNDGQFDECDLSMKELKTIENVICKTLNGIFHSRIEYPD is encoded by the coding sequence GTGTTCACACCCATCATAAAACTTTTCAAGTCCTTGAAATTCAAATACTTAGCACTATTCGTAATTGGATTGGCAGCAATCGCATTATTTTCCCTCATGTATGGCAATGTAAAACAAGAGACATATGAGCTGCATGAATTCAAAATCTCTCCGAAGACGATCCGGTCTTTGAAAACTGTTGAGGACACTGTGAAAACAGAACAGGAAAAGCGGAGGATTGAAGCCGAAGTTACGCCGTTTTACCAGTTTTCCGAAGACACCGCGAAAAACAGGGCTGCCATTGCTATTAACTTATTTGATTTCATCATCGAAGAGAAGCGGGAAAATACTCCAGACGCTGAAGATCCGGAAAAAAAAGTGAAAACACGTTCGGAACAGATAAAGGACATTAGGGAAAATTTTAAGAAGCTGGAAAAAGAGGAGCCTGGCCTTCGCTTGACAGATGATGCGATTGCGAGCTTGTTAACTAGGGATGTATCGGTCTTGCGCAAAATTCAGAATGAGATTGCAACAATCATTAATGAAGAGCTTTCCAAGCCTGTACGAAGCGGCGACCTGTCCACGGTCCGCTACGAAGTGGAAAGGAAGCTCCGTTTGTCTGAAGCGATCCCTCCAGCGGAATTGCAGACGCTCATAACTCTCGGCAGATCTCTCGTCGTCGAAACGGAAACAATCAATAAAGAATTGACAGACAAAAGGATAGAAGAAGAAAAAAATGCGGTTGAGCCTACCAGGATCCTGCAAGGGCAAGTGATCGTACGGGAAGGACAATTCATCGATTCTGAAATTTACAGGCAGTTGGAATTGACAGGACTATTGACGAACCAGTCGTCCACGAAGCCGATGGCGGGACTCATCCTCTTCGTAATTTTTGTATCTGCCATCATCTTCATGCATTTTTTTACATGGCGAGAAGACAATAATAAGAAAAAGAAAACTTTGCTGATCATTTATTCCGTATATTTCATTCTCGTAATTATAATGAAGCTTCTCAGTTTAATTGATAAAGAGTTTGATGTCCAGGTCGCTTTCCTCTTTCCAACGGCGCTCGCACCACTTCTTGTAAAGCTGTTGACGAATGAAAGGCTTGCATTCATGATGACGATCATCACGGCAGCAACAGCAGGTATCATCCTTCAGGAAGGGTTCGCAGCAATCATGCAGATGGAAATCGCCCTTTATATTCTGTTTAGCGGGGTCATAAGTATCTATGTCTTAGGGAATAACGGGCGAAGATCGAATATCTTACGGACGAGCCTCGTCGTGGCAGCCTCTAACATTCTTTTCATAGGTTTCTATTTATTGATGACCCAGTCGTCTTACGAGCTTTCCGAGTTGCTCTTCTATTTGGTAGCTGCACTGACTTCAGGAATCTTATCGGGCGCCTTGACAATTGGGCTTATGCCTTTTTTCGAATCTGCTTTCGGACTTCTTTCGGATATGAGGTTGATTGAATTATCAAATCCGAATCATCCGCTATTGAAAAAAGTGCTCACTGAAACACCAGGTACATATCACCATAGTGTGATGGTTGCAAACTTGGCGGATGCCGCATGTGAATCCGTAGGGGCCGATGGATTACTGGCACGGGTCGGCAGCTATTATCATGATATCGGCAAAACGGTGAGGCCGGGCTTTTTCATCGAGAACCAACATGGCGCCGTGAATCCGCACGATGAATTGCCGCCGGAAAAAAGTCGTGATATTATTATTGCCCATGCAAATGACGGGGCGGAACTGCTGGCCAAGCATAAGATGCCGGTTGAAATCATCGATATAGCAAAACAGCACCATGGAACAAGCTTTTTAAAATTTTTCTTTGTTAAGGCGAAGGAAATGGGACAGGATGTAGTTGAGGATGATTTCCGCTATCCAGGCCCTAAACCACAGACAAAAGAAATTGCAATCATCTCAATTGCGGATAGTGTGGAAGCGGCCGTGCGCTCCTTGAAAGAGCCGACACCAGACAGAATCGCTAACTTAGTCAAATCAATCATCGCTTCAAAATTGAATGATGGGCAATTCGATGAATGTGATTTATCGATGAAAGAACTGAAAACGATTGAAAATGTCATTTGCAAAACATTGAACGGCATTTTCCATAGCCGGATTGAATATCCGGACTGA
- the ybeY gene encoding rRNA maturation RNase YbeY, whose product MLDIYFNDETGKVTEDITQLVKDVLNHAAGMEELSGHPEVSVTFVTDDEIRKINAEYRGKDKATDVISFALEEMTEGEVAIVQEEGMPIVLGDIIISVETAARQSAEYGHDERREIGFLALHGFLHLLGYDHMTEEDEKEMFGRQKEILTSFGLER is encoded by the coding sequence ATGCTTGATATTTATTTTAATGATGAGACAGGAAAAGTGACCGAAGACATTACTCAACTTGTAAAAGATGTGTTGAATCATGCGGCTGGAATGGAAGAGCTTTCTGGTCATCCTGAAGTGTCTGTCACATTCGTAACGGACGATGAGATACGGAAAATAAATGCTGAATACCGAGGGAAGGACAAGGCGACCGATGTCATTTCATTTGCGCTAGAGGAGATGACGGAAGGGGAAGTGGCCATTGTCCAGGAAGAAGGCATGCCGATTGTCCTTGGAGATATCATCATATCTGTCGAGACGGCGGCTCGGCAATCAGCAGAATACGGTCATGATGAAAGACGGGAGATTGGATTCCTTGCTTTGCATGGGTTCTTGCATCTTCTTGGGTACGACCATATGACCGAAGAGGATGAAAAAGAGATGTTCGGAAGGCAGAAGGAAATCCTGACTTCTTTCGGACTTGAAAGGTAG
- a CDS encoding diacylglycerol kinase family protein produces MHPFFKSFHYAFKGIVHGYLTERNMRFHVLAIIVVSIAGVLTGLTVTEWCILFILFGGMTALELINTAVERTVDLITNEFHPLAGQAKDLASGAVLVFAFFSAIIGMIIFIPKWL; encoded by the coding sequence ATGCACCCTTTCTTCAAGTCCTTTCATTATGCCTTCAAAGGGATAGTGCACGGCTATCTGACGGAACGGAATATGAGATTCCATGTACTCGCCATTATCGTTGTGTCGATTGCAGGTGTTTTAACAGGTCTTACTGTGACAGAATGGTGCATCCTATTCATTCTGTTCGGAGGGATGACCGCATTGGAATTGATCAATACGGCAGTAGAACGAACTGTAGATCTTATTACGAATGAGTTTCATCCCCTTGCCGGACAGGCGAAGGATCTTGCCTCGGGGGCCGTTTTGGTTTTTGCATTTTTTTCAGCAATCATTGGCATGATCATTTTCATTCCGAAATGGTTGTAA